A single window of Nicotiana sylvestris chromosome 5, ASM39365v2, whole genome shotgun sequence DNA harbors:
- the LOC138868341 gene encoding subtilisin-like protease SBT3, translating into MVCPHAAGVAALLKGVHREWSPAAIRSAMMTTTDLLDNTKNPIHDVGQQNAAATPLAMGAGHINPNKALYPGLIYDTTPEDYVNLLCALNFTSKQIKTITRSSSYTCSNPSLDLNYPSFIAYFNWSSNELDPTRIQEFKRTMTNIGDGVSEYIAKLTAMPGLIVNVVPEKLCNSPTHLSFVHSEQTKDC; encoded by the coding sequence ATGGTATGCCCACATGCTGCTGGTGTAGCTGCGCTTCTGAAAGGGGTACACCGTGAATGGAGCCCTGCTGCGATCCGATCAGCCATGATGACCACAACAGATCTGCTGGATAACACAAAAAACCCAATTCACGACGTTGGCCAACAGAATGCTGCTGCCACTCCTCTTGCTATGGGTGCTGGCCATATCAATCCTAATAAGGCACTATATCCTGGTCTCATCTATGATACGACACCAGAAGATTACGTTAATCTTCTTTGTGCTCTTAATTTCACATCCAAACAGATAAAAACCATCACTAGGTCCTCCTCTTATACTTGCTCCAACCCATCATTGGACCTAAACTATCCATCTTTCATTGCTTATTTCAATTGGAGTAGCAATGAGTTGGATCCTACAAGGATACAAGAATTTAAGAGGACAATGACTAATATAGGAGATGGTGTGTCAGAATATATAGCCAAGCTTACTGCAATGCCTGGACTTATAGTTAATGTTGTTCCTGAAAAATTGTGTAACAGCCCAACCCATCTATCCTTTGTCCATTCTGAACAAACTAAAGAttgctga